From a single Toxoplasma gondii ME49 chromosome II, whole genome shotgun sequence genomic region:
- a CDS encoding beta-tubulin, putative (encoded by transcript TGME49_221620), whose translation MREIVHIQAGQCGNQIGAKFWEVISDEHGVDPTGTYTGDSDLQLERINVFYNEATGGRFVPRAILMDLEPGTMDSVRAGPFGQLFRPDNFVFGQTGAGNNWAKGHYTEGAELIDSVLDVVRKEAEGCDCLQGFQITHSLGGGTGSGMGTLLISKVREEYPDRIMETFSVFPSPKVSDTVVEPYNATLSVHQLVENADEVQVIDNEALYDICFRTLKLTTPTYGDLNHLVSAAMSGVTCSLRFPGQLNSDLRKLAVNLIPFPRLHFFLIGFAPLTSRGSQQYRALTVPELTQQMFDAKNMMCASDPRHGRYLTACALFRGRMSTKEVDEQMLNVQNKNSSYFVEWIPNNMKSAVCDIPPKGLKMSVTFVGNSTAIQEMFKRVSEQFTAMFRRKAFLHWYTGEGMDEMEFTEAESNMNDLVSEYQQYQDATAEEEGEFDDEDGGMDAEGEA comes from the exons ATGCGTGAGATCGTCCACATCCAGGCCGGCCAGTGCGGCAACCAGATCGGCGCAAAGTTCTGGGAAGTCATCTCCGACGAACACGGCGTCGACCCG ACTGGAACGTACACGGGCGACAGCGACTTGCAGCTGGAGAGAATCAATGTGTTCTACAATGAGGCCACCGGAGGACGCTTCGTCCCCCGCGCGATCCTGATGGATCTGGAGCCCGGCACGATGGACAGCGTTCGCGCGGGTCCGTTCGGCCAGCTCTTCCGCCCTGACAACTTTGTCTTTGGTCAGACGGGTGCGGGCAACAATTGGGCCAAGGGCCACTACACCGAGGGAGCGGAGCTCATCGACAGCGTTCTGGACGTGGTGCGCAAGGAGGCCGAGGGCTGCGACTGCCTTCAGGGTTTCCAGATCACTCACAGTCTTGGAGGGGGTACCGGTTCGGGTATGGGTACGCTGCTGATCAGCAAGGTCCGCGAGGAGTACCCCGACCGGATTATGGAGACATTCTCCGTCTTCCCGTCCCCCAAGGTGTCCGACACAGTCGTCGAGCCCTACAACGCGACGCTCTCTGTCCACCAGCTGGTTGAGAACGCCGACGAAGTCCAGGTGATCGACAACGAGGCCCTCTACGACATCTGTTTCCGCACTCTGAAGCTGACCACCCCCACGTACGGTGATCTGAACCATCTGGTCTCCGCGGCGATGAGTGGCGTGAcctgctctctgcgtttcccgGGCCAACTCAATAGCGACCTCAGGAAACTCGCGGTCAACCTTATCCCGTTCCCccgtctccacttcttcctgATCGGCTTCGCCCCCCTCACCTCCCGCGGCTCTCAACAGTACCGCGCCCTGACGGTCCCCGAGCTCACCCAACAGATGTTCGACGCCAAGAACATGATGTGCGCCTCCGACCCCCGTCACGGCCGCTACCTGACCGCATGCGCGCTCTTCCGTGGCCGCATGTCCACCAAGGAAGTCGACGAGCAGATGCTGAATGTTCAGAACAAGAACTCTTCCTACTTCGTCGAGTGGATCCCCAACAATATGAAGAGCGCCGTCTGCGACATCCCGCCCAAGGGACTCAAGATGAGCGTCACATTCGTTGGAAACAGCACTGCTATTCAGGAAATGTTCAAACGTGTCTCCGAGCAGTTCACCGCTATGTTCAGGAGAAAGGCTTTCCTTCACTG GTACACTGGCGAAGGTATGGACGAGATGGAGTTCACTGAAGCGGAGTCGAACATGAACGACTTGGTGTCTGAGTACCAACAATACCAG GATGCAacagcggaggaagagggcgaattcgacgacgaagacggcggCATGGAcgccgaaggcgaagcaTAA
- a CDS encoding hypothetical protein (encoded by transcript TGME49_221630), with amino-acid sequence MMPPLEFEESFEVTLSHEDCAPPSLSEGEEPVSSPGEAGGSSETCQQLRDSGDSEEGAESANRKCSPRTDQHSASSSLLVPSLVHSGKKESSEAGDTPSAFFSNATVGPDDGQQEADTKKDESGEERRNLSPVEGLSLSDTVNETRSGGHQEYLELTQHLQRSGTEKSESKEMAEDRSRGALSTIASNPVQRRSSSSLPADLSASASYFAETVSTAEERHADFTSPSPKAAGMFAHNFKVSPRVNQGPVVGMSAAASPENRSASHSETTPRVIRDKRTLHDVKKVASKSSASSPGVVKTGKLTNGGGEEKSSSSPRLQKQKASSKSTDAGRLPSSSQPLRTAAAKSGNSGNTQSGETTRAAALKSAGSTPLTVNPGSKTNLGETGETPRSSRGNARGEGDSSESRGGPEVGATEGPVRGGEFPSQKTTTKNASSAKQGKYNALQKWQSFSSSVTPRSYPNSTGAAILEDRGPMFRSAFSNAIASPSARNSDERRSSPSGEKCFFRPLERAESAPSVVASKPCTAMEAAKLAWHQQKMASMSGFSSLSPCRQSSCHSMADAHACRRVWNAKGSGSGAPGGKARGAAAAVRGRGGVSLQFLRTMGTKAAPPGGTTGQAPASGSGQPAGVEGGFASQFKTLVRNLSSGFRGVSGTDQSDSLECFTDASGDDVPQRNPSPPRPVASSTSSVAGGSAAPGRAASGKVSAPPGPWTPFTQLFVVKMLKQRQRVKGQDVSPQDARGESAVLHASSNNSLASLQSCRSGALTQNLASRLASGSQSRWEENDEARRSHIISWDSRSPLTAGRIPSRAPNSPPANPALDVDPRRCTPSLYPAQLPLTPLEQAFLSPFEQKWGQPHSALISRSTPRISSYAIGGLSPQMFSFVKLPTSSMYRQDTHASAIHRLRAEVNPLRLLRGDTQTPPRFSGVSPLLETVMGEVEREYETRLAAARSRSRSRSSVRAGSGSTTVEASGPWASSDDTYGLYGETRLMERKTQRTTDLDDIRRADVSQRFLLTCLLFLRSNNDSVTIWQELDECRRELRALLATRRQLERADVRWGRRQRSSDSDKSGARSSSQRSETQGETHGLSPGDRGQASDNEALQTPGNDDSREKQGWAAKKEGQGGGSEKRNADSGEVDVGSCGAVKIPAVTASEGQGKEAEGECEGEKLTAVRIPGENEVDKKPPTHRRAESDASETSDGDSEHRIDGLSDTHEDDSEARFPYATSIEDMSPFGACEESNALRKSKKRHAKRGRRLRDLAHTRSFRPGNKAGGSEYGSWDHEFNATEAAAEAILRRLRVISERSKTCPTLRTQQISEQCWTEGSLFPLLPLLLNSCRNAVPPTVAVPVVAAAYVLILSSLLVARLQCCQAVAECCLLVRHFIDPLALTYRRNWMDAVRSLESDRARLEYLREKEALQIVRDSRHAFVAILAAVYPFDFLVSPEVLLRLQQSELLNGEEEKKKGRTTTPEAGASQNHPDLPLPCRTRRERRRASGARDRGLTRQGPDLETTSPLSETNLERLKDERLKELQVQIDRLNRRIDWLAERQEEIREAVDEMLAEMVELDHIEGEVMEEVANARAKSPKRQDETQGLGLLDGGSWKRKEKESPSESLAQIEARRSEVEEQVLQLNDMSKRVGKELSRVQHQREDLLVAVKRRQEELQKKLKARQKAQEQLRKDENAHKKGKDVPQVSSATPASGMKTPDAQPRGAFSGTSSTPSRAPAHRGGISWRAEGEVRCLVEMTELVLKTIQLQGCGDDRDDESTTGRPRFLDDAEVAFVDRLQNDRDFGAFFVGDPVEAKSLKERDYGRYSTPVGKMSGKSLDRPESVYSENAIAQSTGDAAERDTGKWRPDKLCDDVAAQGFLQATQRTFPFNPWDVPNPQVVRELFKLIDDPLITVRLTSSKVASIAMVASLQPTGIAAWNLLDQLLGGPQQSCCDSDGSS; translated from the exons ATGATGCCGCCTCTAGAGTTCGAAGAATCGTTCGAGGTGACGCTCTCGCACGAGGACTGTGCACCTCCGTCCCTTTCAGAAGGTGAGgagcctgtctcttctcctggaGAAGCCGGTGGAAGTAGTGAAACATGTCAACAGCTAAGAGActcaggagacagcgaagaaggggCGGAGTCTGCAAACAGAAAATGCAGTCCACGTACGGATCAGcattctgcctcttcctccctccttGTTCCTTCATTAGTACACAGtggcaagaaagagagcagcgaggctGGTGACACGCCttcggctttcttctcgaacGCTACGGTCGGTCCTGACGACGGACAGCAAGAAGCAGATACGAAAAAGGATGAGAGTGGTGAAGAAAGGCGGAATCTTTCACCAGTCGAAGGACTCAGTTTGTCGGATACGGTGAATGAAACACGCTCTGGGGGACACCAGGAATATCTGGAGCTGACACAGCACCTGCAGCGATcggggacagagaagagcgagagcaaAGAAATGGCAGAAGATAGGTCGAGAGGCGCTCTGTCCACTATCGCGTCAAATCCTGTCCAGAGGCGCagttcgtcgtctctccctgcCGACCTGagcgcgtctgcttcttaCTTTGCGGAAACCGTTTCGACTGCGGAGGAAAGGCATGCAGACTTCACTTCGCCGTCTCCGAAGGCCGCAGGCATGTTCGCGCACAACTTCAAGGTGTCTCCAAGGGTCAACCAGGGCCCCGTCGTTGGGATGTCTGCCGCAGCGTCTCCAGAGAACCGGAGCGCTTCGCACTCGGAGACAACTCCCAGAGTGATACGAGATAAGCGGACACTCCACGATGTGAAGAAGGTGGCATCGAAGAgctcggcttcctcgcctgGGGTTGTGAAGACGGGAAAACTCACGAACggtggaggagaagagaagtcttcttcctcgccgcgcttgcagaaacagaaggcaTCCTCGAAATCTACCGACGCCGGCCGCCTCCCCTCTTCCTCACAGCCACTGCGCACGGCTGCGGCGAAGTCGGGGAATTCTGGAAACACTCAGTCGGGCGAGACGACGAGGGCGGCTGCGCTTAAGTCTGCAGGTTCCACGCCACTGACGGTGAATCCCGGCAGCAAGACAAACCTTggcgagacaggagagacgccaAGAAGTTCCCGCGGCAACGCGAGGGGCGAAGGGGACTCAAGCGAGTCAAGGGGAGGCCCCGAAGTGGGAGCAACTGAAGGCCCCGTCAGAGGGGGCGAGTTCCCTTCGCAGAAGACGACTACGAAAAACGCTTCTTCAGCAAAACAAGGGAAATACAATGCGCTGCAGAAGTGGCAATCGTTCTCGAGCTCTGTGACTCCCAGGTCGTATCCAAACTCGACAGGCGCAGCGATATTAGAAGACCGGGGTCCGATGTTTCGGTCCGCGTTTTCAAACGCCATCGCCAGCCCTAGCGCGCGAAACAGCGACGAAAGacgctcttcgccttcagGAGAAAAATGCTTCTTCAGACCGCTTGAACGCGCAGAGTCCGCACCCAGCGTCGTGGCTTCGAAGCCGTGCACAGCCATGGAAGCGGCGAAGCTCGCCTGGCACCAACAAAAGATGGCCAGCATGTCTGGGTTCTCGAGCCTCTCCCCGTGCCGCCAGAGCAGCTGTCACAGCATGGctgacgcgcatgcatgtcgACGGGTCTGGAACGCGAAGGGATCCGGGTCTGGCGCCCCGGGAGGGAAGGCAAGGGGCGCCGCTGCAGCTGTTCGCGGTCGAggcggcgtctctctgcagttttTGCGCACCATGGGCACGAAGGCGGCTCCCCCTGGAGGCACAACTGGGCAGGCGCCGGCCTCTGGCTCCGGCCAGCCTGCTGGGGTCGAAGGCGGCTTTGCATCGCAGTTCAAGACTTTGGTCAGGAATTTATCTTCAGGATTTCGAGGTGTATCTGGCACGGACCAGAGCGACTCTCTGGAATGTTTCACTGATGCGTCTGGAGACGATGTCCCTCAGAGAAACCCCTCCCCGCCTCGCCCCGTCGCATCCAGCACCTCCAGCGTCGCCGGTGGATCGGCAGCACCGGGCCGGGCGGCTTCTGGGAAGGTCTCTGCGCCGCCTGGCCCGTGGACTCCTTTCACTCAGTTGTTCGTCGTGAAGATGCTGAAACAGCGGCAACGAGTGAAAGGACAAGACGTGTCGCCTCAGGATGCGAGAGGAGAATCTGCGGTGTTGCATGCGAGCTCAAACAActccctcgcttccttgCAGTCGTGTAGGTCTGGCGCCTTGACCCAGAACCTGGCTTCTCGGCTCGCTTCGGGAAGCCAGAGTCGGTGGGAGGAGAATGACGAGGCGCGCAGGTCTCATATCATTTCTTGGGACTCGAGGAGTCCTCTCACCGCTGGCCGAATACCGTCAAGGGCGCCCAACTCGCCCCCTGCGAACCCGGCGCTGGACGTGGACCCGAGAAGGTGCACCCCGAGTCTTTATCCTGCACAGTTGCCTTTGACACCGCTAGAACAGGCATTCTTGAGCCCTTTCGAGCAAAAGTGGGGGCAGCCGCACTCGGCTTTGATCTCCCGCTCGACCCCGAGGATTTCGTCCTACGCTATCGGCGGGCTCAGCCCCCAGatgttctccttcgtcaaGCTGCCGACTTCGAGCATGTACAGACAAGACACACATGCAAGTGCCATCCACAGACTTCGGGCGGAGGTGAATCCGCTACGGCTTCTCCGGGGGGACACACAAACGCCTCCCCGCTTCTCTGGAGTGTCCCCGCTCCTCGAAACCGTGATGGGGGAAGTTGAGAGGGAGTACGAAACCCGTTTGGCGGCTGCGCGATCCCGATCGAGGAGTCGCAGCTCCGTACGCGCAGGCAGTGGCTCGACGACTGTCGAAGCGTCAGGGCCCTGGGCCTCATCCGACGACACTTACGGCCTGTACGGAGAGACCAGACtgatggagaggaagacacagaga ACGACAGATCTCGACGATATACGCCGCGCAGACGTCTCCCAGCGCTTTCTTCTGacgtgtctcctttttttgaGGAGCAACAACGACTCTGTGACCATCTGGCAAGAGCTGGACGAATGCCGCCGCGAGCTCCGTGCACTTCTGGCGACTCGGAGACAGCTCGAGCGCGCTGACGTGCGGTGGGGCCGAAGACAGCGCAGCTCAGACAGCGATAAGTCAGGAGCCAGATCCAGTTCGCAGCGTTCTGAAACTCAGGGCGAGACACACGGCCTGAgtccaggagacagaggacaggCTTCAGATAACGAAGCGCTGCAGACACCCGGAAACGACGACTCGCGTGAGAAGCAGGGATGggcggcgaagaaagaggggcAGGGTGGCGGCTctgagaagaggaacgcagaCTCTGGGGAGGTGGATGTTGGAAGTTGTGGAGCAGTGAAGATCCCAGCGGTCACCGCATCGGAAGGACAAGGCaaggaggcagaaggcgagtgTGAGGGTGAGAAGCTGACTGCTGTGAGAATTCCTGGCGAGAATGAAGTCGACAAAAAGCCGCCAACACATAGGAGGGCGGAATCGGACGCATCGGAGACTTCAGATGGAGACAGTGAGCACAGAATCGATGGCCTGTCTGACACTCATGAGGACGACAGCGAAGCTAGGTTTCCATACGCGACCTCCATCGAAGACATGTCGCCGTTTGGAGCATGCGAAGAAAGTAATGCACTCCGGAAGTCAAAGAAAAGACACGCAAAACGCGGGCGTCGTTTACGGGACCTTGCACACACACGCTCGTTTCGCCCTGGGAACAAAGCGGGTGGCAGTGAATACGGCAGTTGGGATCACGAGTTCAACGCGACAGAAGCTGCTGCGGAAGCCATCTTGAGGCGACTCCGCGTCATTTCAG aaagaagcaaaacaTGTCCAACACTGCGGACACAACAGATTTCAGAGCAGTGTTGGACGGAAGGatctctcttccccctcctgcctcttcttctcaacAGCTGTCGAAACGCAGTCCCTCCCACTGTGGCTGTTCCAGTTGTTGCTGCAGCCTACGTCTTGATTCT GTCTTCGCTGCTAGTGGCTCGGCTTCAATGCTGCCAGGCCGTAGCCGAGTGTTGCCTCCTCGTCCGGCACTTTATCGACCCGTTGGCCTTGACTTACCGACGAAACTGGATGGACGCTGTGCGCAGTCTGGAGTCCGACAGGGCCCGTCTGGAGTATCTCCGGGAAAAGGAAGCGCTGCAGATCGTCCGTGACTCTCGTCACGCGTTTGTAGCGATTCTCGCAGCAGTCTATCCCTTTGACTTTTTGGTGTCGCCTGAGGTGCTGCTGCGTCTGCAACAGAGTGAGCTGCTCAatggcgaagaggagaagaagaaaggtaGGACCACCACACCGGAAGCAGGTGCTTCACAAAACCACCCAGACCTGCCGCTGCCGTGCCGCACTCGACGCGAGAGGCGCCGTGCCTCCGGCGCCCGCGATCGGGGCCTCACGCGCCAAGGGCCCGACCTCGAGACCACAAGCCCGCTGTCGGAGACAAACCTGGAGCGGTTGAAAGATGAAAGACTGAAGGAATTGCAGGTTCAAATCGACCGCCTCAACCGGCGAATTGACTGGCTGGCGGAGCGACAGGAGGAAATTCGGGAAGCCGTAGATGAGATGCTCGCGGAAATGGTCGAGCTCGACCACATCGAGGGGGAGGTGATGGAGGAAGTTGCAAACGCCAGGGCAAAGAGTCCCAAGCGCCAGGACGAAACGCAAGGCCTAGGGCTGCTCGACGGAGGCTcctggaaaagaaaggagaaagaatcGCCCAGTGAATCGCTTGCTCAAATCGAAGCACGTCGCAGCGAGGTGGAAGAGCAAGTCCTTCAATTGAACGACATGTCGAAGCGAGTCGGGAAAGAATTGAGCCGAGTCCAACACCAGCGCGAGGACCTTCTTGTGGCGGTCAAAAGGCGGCAGGAggaactgcagaagaaactcaAGGCACGCCAGAAGGCGCAAGAACAACTCAGGAAGGACGAAAACGCGCACAAAAAAGGCAAAGACGTTCCACAAGTCTCTAGCGCAACGCCAGCCAGTGGTATGAAAACGCCTGACGCCCAGCCGCGTGGGGCTTTCAGTGGCACCTCCTCGACACCCTCTCGCGCTCCCGCCCACCGCGGCGGCATTTCTTGGAGAGCTGAGGGGGAAGTTCGATGTCTTGTGGAAATGACGGAGTTGGTCCTGAAGACAATCCAG TTGCAGGGGTgcggagacgacagagatGATGAGTCGACTACAGGACGCCCCCGTTTTCTTGATGATGCGGAGGTGGCCTTCGTGGACAGGCTGCAAAATGACCGAGACTTCGGTGCGTTTTTTGTTGGAGATCCAGTTGAAGCAAAGAGCCTAAAAGAGAGGGACTACGGACGGTATTCAACGCCCGTCGGTAAGATGTCCGGAAAGTCCCTGGACAGGCCGGAAAGCGTCTACTCTGAGAATGCGATCGCGCAGTCGACCGGCGATGCTGCTGAGAGGGACACCGGAAAATGGAGACCTGATAAACTCTGTGACGACGTAGCAGCGCAAGGTTTTCTCCAAGCAACGCAGCGCACCTTCCCGTTTAACCCTTGGGACGTACCGAACCCTCAGGTTGTCCGAGAGCTTTTCAAGCTCATCGACGATCCTTTGATTACGGTGCGTCTTACAAGCTCCAAGGTCGCATCAATTGCCATGGTCGCGTCTTTGCAGCCGACTGGCATTGCGGCGTGGAACCTGCTAGATCAACTTCTAGGTGGACCCCAGCAATCGTGCTGTGACAGTGACGGATCTTCTTGA
- a CDS encoding hypothetical protein (encoded by transcript TGME49_221640) codes for MSRPTYTFVTLSPSAVSSDVLSSLPGADSPSLSGAATSPTSSALIFSRFSTQIEGPSSIADATRPSAVTIRVGRRPSPLSGSTGAVAPPVSESAALIGRAVDDGGERVKTWCGDVSSPLASSSQECCSARLTTTGVTEERAQSRGEQWRKEKDYGCTENVKQSSVPGSLPKSSHETDQDAKSVALSLQKSAPQTRATVPPAPQNLSASSQQSPRLSGCLFRSQAASTTAPPRQAGSLASDNASLDSFFPPPSTHTSASGPPQKKPLSSLVKPLTSSPPSCLESERVSSSSRRRAAAPLAAAPTFSPVCLPAPAFSPPIETRRLSVPEFDGRELPALAQEDAAMMLRDFAALLQRLECLGREGSKGPERPLTSGGRVEATFVETLECEGRQSLREATAWRRRLQEQAIMCASMHARLEYLFTEEKRHVKETEGVGTGDKTHGEADTGDATRDRPQDGCSQFPEVHTNSSDSALCRGKHGVCPETEQAARSSRGASGRGKLRSCDRGGHTDVEGRERNAHVPGAAKTSGERSTVAESNRSRLHLSKLRQDFSRLQHQYERLLLLLDAQVLPFSSRESAAFREAEERMDPAATPSAREANTTDGDRHDLLQLLDFSHFAGECDDRASRRFARTRSEERPSAVAASGFSQGSARLLGHGGTGSLSGRPSTLRQRTADAKASSPSFFASSLPLSLPPYPVPPPPHPLFAEVTEDVLLPPLRCGPSRAGPSRPATGCGEGAAASSEGASPSVSFVPSSASLWRPTSLQEVDEHLEETQREEQLEQLRHLEQCVHVLHELHLNLAGDVAAAEEPILTAVDETENACGQVAQANRELVDASLRRSRWWGLQGGGAAAAAGVVVGAAAAGPAGALAGAVIGAVLGAGSGGALRRQHRKKIKKIGERLERRRRRPPLQARGARNGALVEEDDAVEETPEREDREGEGERKERGERHRGQDSVRLERKLGRQGRKARIRERRAEIPEKRERTRGAVPWIPSVAAFGVAAPRLDRVAAPTALHGSLQSLSGLFSAGSTTHASEAQLADHADHLSVHFGTSRGSLAHSSSSASSAYFARSTLSSRALWGGSSRVEDPPSILPDSNVSEKQCAPETASLSFSFPFSSGGASAFPPSSSVQRREARGQERRRERSEEATLSVSSRVLSSQRDSAGRRGTEGFDCHARQQGLLRDPERSTGAAKRDGVQEPQPEGTHERERHRGIRELVEQSRREGDAERQSVKGRLSRVPRSSGLPRVSWILRSSGAGLWGAPPASARVAGPKETG; via the coding sequence ATGTCTCGCCCCACGTACACGTTTGTCACGCTTTCTCCCAGCGCCGTCTCCTCCgacgttctttcttctctccctggcGCTGAttctccgtcgctttcgGGAGCAGCCACTTCGCCCACGTCATCCGCTCTGATCTTTTCCAGATTTTCCACACAAATCGAAGGTCCAAGTAGCATAGCGGATGCCACGCGACCCTCAGCGGTTACTATCAGAGTCGGGCGGAGGCCTTCGCCCCTTTCGGGCTCCACGGGCGCCGTcgcgcctcctgtctccgagtCTGCAGCGCTGATCGGCAGAGCCGTCGACGATGGAGGAGAACGCGTTAAAACGTGGTGTGGGGATGTCTcatctcctctcgcttcctcgtcccAGGAGTGCTGTTCAGCGAGGCTGACGACGACAGGCGTTACGGAAGAAAGAGCGCAGTCGCGTGGCGAACAAtggcgaaaagagaaagactaTGGGTGCACTGAGAATGTGAAACAGTCAAGTGTTCCAGGTTCCCTTCCCAAATCAAGTCATGAAACCGATCAAGACGCAAAGTCCGTCGccttgtctctgcagaagtcTGCTCCGCAGACACGAGCCACAGTTCCTCCAGCCCCACAGAACCTGTCAGCTTCTTCACAGCAATCTCCTCGACTGTCGGGTTGCCTTTTTCGGTCTCAAGCGGCATCAACAACCGCACCTCCAAGACAGGCTGGGAGTCTCGCCTCTGACAACGCGTCTTTagattcttttttccctccACCCTCCACCCACACGTCCGCTTCTGGGCCCCCTCAGAAGaagcctctctcttcccttgtGAAGCCTCTGACGAGTTCGCCACCTTCCTGCCTAGAATCAGagcgtgtctcctcttcttctcgccgcagGGCTGCGGCCCCGCTCGCTGCGGCGCCCACCTTCTCGCCTGTTTGTCTCCCCGCGCCCGCTTTTTCGCCCCCGATCGAGACCCGGCGCTTGTCAGTGCCGGAGTTCGACGGCCGGGAGCTCCCGGCTCTCGCTCAAGAAGATGCGGCGATGATGCTGAGGGACTTTGCAGCTCTGCTGCAGCGATTGGAATGTCTCGGGCGCGAGGGGAGCAAGGGGCCCGAGCGGCCGCTCACCAGCGGAGGCAGAGTCGAGGCGACGTTTGTGGAAACCCTGGAATGCGAGGGGCGGCAGTCGCTTCGCGAGGCGACTGcgtggaggcggcggctgcAGGAGCAAGCGATCATGTGTgcgtcgatgcatgcgcgcctgGAGTATCTTTttacagaagaaaaacggcaTGTGAAGGAGACCGAGGGCGTGGGAACTGGTGACAAGACACATGGAGAAGCGGACACGGGAGATGCAACCCGGGACCGTCCTCAGGATGGCTGTTCCCAGTTTCCTGAGGTGCATACGAACTCGTCAGATTCCGCCTTGTGTAGGGGAAAACACGGGGTTTGTCCGGAAACCGAGCAGGCGGCGCGTTCCTCGCGCGGAGCGTCGGGTAGAGGAAAACTTAGGTCGTGCGACCGAGGTGGACATACAGACGtcgaaggacgagagagaaacgcccaTGTGCCGGGGGCGGCCAAGACGTCAGGAGAGAGGTCAACAGTCGCCGAGAGCAACAGGAGTCGCCTGCATTTGTCAAAGTTACGTCAGgacttttctcgtcttcagcACCAGTACGaacggctgctgctgcttctcgatGCCCAGGTCCTGCCGTTTTCTAGCCGAGAATCAGCAGCGTTTCGAGAGGCCGAGGAGAGAATGGACCCTGCAGCTACCccaagcgcgagagaagcgaacacGACGGACGGTGACAGACACgatcttctgcagcttctcgatTTCAGTCACTTCGCTGGAGAATGTGACGATAGGGCATCGAGAAGGTTCGCCCGAACCCGGAGTGAGGAACGCCCGTCGGCGGTCGCTGCCTCGGGTTTTTCGCAAGGATCTGCACGTCTCCTAGGCCACGGAGGTACGGGATCGCTCTCAGGCAGGCCCTCAACTCTCCGCCAAAGGAccgcagacgcgaaggcttcttccccgtctttttttgcatcttctctcccgctctctcttccaccgTATCCCGTTCCCCCGCCTCCACATCCTCTGTTCGCCGAGGTGACCGAGGACGTTctcctgcctcctcttcgctgcggCCCCTCACGCGCCGGGCCCTCACGGCCCGCCACGGGCTGTGGCGAAGGCGCGGCTGCGAGCTCGGAGGGTGCGTctccaagtgtctccttcgtgcCGTCATCGGCCTCTTTGTGGCGCCCAACGAGCCTGCAAGAAGTTGACGAGCACCtggaagagacgcagcgagaagagcaacTCGAACAGCTGCGCCACCTCGAGCAGTGCGTCCACGTTCTGCACGAACTCCATTTGAATCTTGCGGGAGACGTCGCCGCAGCTGAGGAGCCGATTTTGACTGCAGtcgacgaaacagagaatgCGTGCGGCCAGGTCGCGCAGGCCAATCGCGAGCTCGTCGACGCCAGTCTCCGCCGGAGTCGATGGTGGGGCCTGCAGGGCGGGGGCGCTGCTGCCGCCGCCGGCGTCGTTGTGGGAGCCGCCGCCGCCGGACCTGCTGGTGCCCTGGCGGGCGCGGTCATAGGCGCCGTCTTGGGCGCGGGCTCCGGGGGGGCGCTCCGGCGACAGCACCGCAAGAAAATTAAGAAGATCGGCGAGAGACTcgagcgacggcgacgcCGGCCGCCCCTCCAGGCCCGCGGGGCCCGAAATGGAGCCTTggtggaggaagacgacgcggtcgaggagacaccggagagggaagacagggaaggagagggcgagaggaaagaacgcggagagagacaccgaggcCAGGATTCAGTGAGACTCGAACGAAAACTtggaagacaaggaagaaaagcaaggatacgagaaagaagagcagagatcccggaaaaaagagaacgaacTCGAGGCGCAGTGCCCTGGATACCCTCAGTTGCTGCATTCGGTGTCGCCGCTCCTCGGCTGGACCGCGTAGCGGCTCCTACCGCTCTTCATGGGTCTTTGCAGTCGCTTTCGGGGTTATTCAGCGCTGGGTCGACGACGCACGCAAGCGAGGCACAGCTAGCTGACCACGCCGACCATCTTTCGGTGCATTTTGGGACGAGCCGGGGGTCTCTTGCtcactcttcctcttccgcttcttcggcttATTTTGCAAGGtcgactctctcttcacGGGCGCTATGGGGCGGCAGCTCGCGGGTCGAAGACCCGCCGTCGATACTGCCAGACTCTAATGTCTCTGAAAAACAATGTGCGCCGGAAACGGCAAgtttgtctttctcgtttcctttctcgagtGGAGGCGCGTCAGCATTTCCACCTTCATCCAGCGTCCAGCGGCGCGAGGCGCGGggacaagaaaggagaagagaaaggagcgaagaagccaccttgagcgtttcttctcgtgtcCTGTCTTCGCAAAGAGACAGTGCCGGACGGCGAGGAACGGAGGGATTTGACTGCCATGCGAGACAGCAAGGTCTCTTGAGAGACCCAGAGCGGAGTACaggagcagcgaagagagacggagtgCAAGAGCCGCAGCCGGAGGGGACacacgaaagagagagacaccgtgGTATCAGGGAGCTGGTAGAACAgtcgagaagggaaggagatgctgagagacagagcgtcAAGGGGCGCCTTTCGCGGGTTCCGCGTTCTTCGGGCCTCCCGCGGGTCAGCTGGATCTTGCGCTCTTCAGGAGCTGGACTGTGGGGGGCTCCGCCGGCCTCGGCTAGGGTCGCGGGGCCAAAGGAGACAGGTTGA